One stretch of Phycisphaerales bacterium DNA includes these proteins:
- a CDS encoding ABC transporter permease subunit encodes MGRFSSGYKRAARFQSELWVKLTLSILVAGISAAIFVPILVESYSFRGRMIPLMQEMYSSTAEDESPAIFLETGEYVFQGVTYGGPEFIEFAKTQFTPGGEFVDPGSLATFLLTRSIPEWMPSWLLVNPGTTWLLLFCIFLWLLLVIWLELVIQLLTVVVVTAAAILLAALCGLPSMVVGLAGIGLLTFTFALLMRLAILFWGGQGPLAAIASGVLREASRTRLSLLFIIILLVLLPLLPMALDSESPLRYQVQTFISHSMQLTFAIAACLTLILGCATISFEIRDRQIWQVMSKPVARGRYLLGKWLGIITVNLILVMVAMLSIFIFIQYLRSQPVADGLQGELDRLAITDEILTARLPSYPDYPKLSSQEVQDRVDVMFATDPALGDQDAMAPRDMRRIRYEISQNFGRGLRSVAPGLARAYMFSGLGDARRLSPTATVQFRFLIDAVDEHKTYQVAFRFNNDDRTLRPVTYVPAQTHVLHIPSDYISPEGELLVELMNINRPNPGSRGTGAINFSPNDLRLLYKVGNFEPNFLKAVLQTWIKLCFLAALAVACATFLNFPVACLMSFTIFLGAVMTPYLAGSLWTYAPSVFVPFDTSSIGGMVHWLFDRTIQGIANTIVFALSWFGEYQPREDLVEGRYITWMSIGSSILRIGIVWCGISLLLGFLVLRQRQLAVYSGSS; translated from the coding sequence ATGGGTCGTTTCTCCTCTGGATATAAACGGGCTGCACGCTTTCAGTCTGAATTGTGGGTGAAGCTCACGCTGTCAATATTGGTTGCAGGTATTTCTGCTGCAATCTTTGTTCCCATATTGGTTGAGTCATATTCTTTTCGTGGTCGAATGATTCCTTTGATGCAGGAAATGTATTCCTCGACTGCAGAGGATGAGTCTCCGGCCATCTTCCTGGAGACTGGTGAGTACGTGTTTCAGGGGGTCACCTATGGTGGGCCTGAGTTTATTGAGTTTGCAAAGACGCAGTTTACGCCGGGAGGCGAGTTTGTAGATCCTGGTTCTCTTGCTACTTTTCTGCTGACGCGCTCAATTCCCGAATGGATGCCTAGTTGGTTGTTGGTTAATCCGGGGACGACCTGGCTATTGTTGTTTTGTATCTTTCTTTGGCTGCTTTTGGTGATCTGGCTGGAGTTAGTGATCCAATTATTGACGGTCGTTGTCGTCACAGCGGCAGCCATTTTGTTGGCGGCTCTATGTGGACTTCCCTCAATGGTCGTGGGCCTCGCCGGAATCGGGCTGTTAACATTTACATTTGCCTTACTCATGCGTTTGGCGATCTTATTTTGGGGCGGGCAGGGCCCACTGGCTGCGATTGCAAGTGGGGTACTGCGAGAAGCGAGCCGAACAAGGCTTAGTTTGCTCTTCATCATTATTCTCTTGGTGTTGTTGCCGTTGCTTCCAATGGCACTTGATTCGGAAAGCCCGCTGCGGTACCAGGTTCAGACATTTATTAGTCATAGTATGCAGCTGACATTTGCAATTGCAGCATGCTTAACACTTATCCTTGGGTGTGCGACCATTTCTTTTGAAATTCGAGATCGGCAGATCTGGCAGGTGATGTCTAAGCCAGTCGCTCGAGGGCGTTACTTGCTCGGGAAATGGCTCGGTATTATCACTGTAAACTTGATTCTGGTTATGGTTGCGATGTTGTCGATTTTTATCTTCATTCAGTATTTGCGAAGTCAGCCTGTTGCAGATGGACTTCAGGGAGAACTGGATCGACTGGCCATTACAGACGAGATTTTAACGGCGCGACTTCCGTCTTATCCTGACTACCCAAAGTTGTCCTCGCAGGAAGTGCAAGACCGAGTTGATGTGATGTTTGCTACTGACCCAGCCTTGGGTGATCAAGATGCAATGGCACCTCGTGACATGCGACGAATTCGATACGAGATTTCTCAGAACTTTGGACGAGGCCTTCGATCGGTCGCCCCAGGATTGGCTCGTGCATATATGTTCTCAGGACTCGGTGACGCCAGGCGGCTCTCTCCAACAGCGACAGTGCAGTTTCGTTTTCTTATTGATGCGGTTGATGAGCACAAAACCTATCAGGTTGCATTCCGATTTAACAACGATGATCGGACGCTGCGGCCAGTCACCTATGTGCCTGCTCAGACTCATGTGTTGCACATTCCAAGTGACTACATCAGTCCAGAGGGCGAGCTTTTGGTTGAGCTCATGAATATCAACAGGCCCAATCCAGGGAGTCGGGGCACCGGTGCCATTAATTTCTCACCAAATGACCTCAGATTGCTCTATAAAGTGGGAAACTTTGAACCTAACTTTCTAAAAGCAGTATTACAGACATGGATCAAGCTGTGTTTTCTCGCTGCTTTGGCTGTGGCTTGTGCAACCTTCCTGAATTTTCCAGTTGCTTGCCTCATGTCATTCACGATTTTTCTTGGAGCAGTGATGACACCCTACCTTGCGGGATCACTGTGGACCTATGCCCCCTCGGTATTTGTTCCCTTTGATACGTCGAGTATTGGTGGGATGGTACATTGGCTATTTGATCGCACAATTCAGGGTATCGCCAATACGATTGTTTTTGCTCTCAGTTGGTTTGGTGAGTATCAGCCTCGAGAAGATTTAGTTGAGGGACGGTATATCACTTGGATGTCGATAGGCAGTTCAATTCTTCGCATCGGTATTGTTTGGTGTGGAATCAGCCTTTTGCTTGGCTTCCTTGTGTTGCGGCAACGGCAGCTCGCTGTGTATAGCGGTTCTTCATAA
- a CDS encoding SPFH domain-containing protein produces MADSNNAANQVRVDHHSFQRAVSVSALGFFLQAGMGVTLLVFGLVAGDTAFLFTSYYVLAGIIVWLGLLVVFYQHKLERLEALEEDELTANRPSVASVFDAAGSEVRVAGRRLKQMYRWLMPAVSILLAIILALLAWGMLLYLSEPSLGGGTASNLKLTAHTGWAIAITIAFTAIGFVFSRFVAGMAKLQAWQNLRGGAAYMVGNWLVLTAVVIGILFRFFNDVDVIVAIAWAIPIYMLLVAAEICLNFVMNLYRPRMPGETPRAAFDSKVHSLLAAPDSLVRSMNEAVNYQFGFDVSSTWGYQLLIRSFIWLIALAIGALIVLNTVVVVGPQDQAIRLRSGAIVGEGTDRVADSGLLWKLPWPLESTESRNVDKVQILSITPRLKMDKNGQQYLNYVNLWSDKIGDYYEEPLEPFLVRSSNLQDAASGNSDSNSEDERSSELGDNWALVDAELEMRYQIKKLETESESSLVDYLMFASDKFEGNAKLSTRERIMRRVAMREAFRFFADQTLDEALSGNRGAISSELRRRIQERLDELHAGINVLDVTMALVRPSGTVGEAFEELALSREAQREQIALARRDSSRLLTNQIGGSDLADELIEKIEKYNDLKMAYEDALRNNEEELPVAKKDIIEARQEIEAILFEGGGLAAQRIADAETERWVALMDSRTQATRVQGQQKAYAAAPSLYRERGMMGALTQNLGGVRKYVIGLEADRLNVDLSLTEMNPLLNFSDALGEDSEEGSSE; encoded by the coding sequence ATGGCTGATTCAAATAATGCCGCCAATCAGGTTCGGGTGGACCACCATTCTTTTCAGCGAGCAGTAAGTGTCAGTGCACTGGGCTTCTTTTTGCAGGCTGGGATGGGTGTGACGCTCCTGGTTTTTGGCCTAGTGGCAGGTGATACAGCGTTTCTGTTCACATCGTATTACGTGCTGGCAGGCATCATTGTCTGGCTTGGGCTCTTAGTTGTTTTCTATCAGCACAAGCTCGAACGGCTTGAAGCGCTTGAAGAGGATGAGCTTACTGCGAACAGGCCCAGTGTGGCATCCGTGTTTGACGCCGCGGGATCTGAAGTTCGTGTTGCCGGACGGCGACTCAAACAGATGTACCGATGGCTCATGCCAGCGGTGAGTATTTTACTCGCAATTATTCTGGCACTTCTTGCTTGGGGGATGCTTCTCTACCTAAGCGAACCAAGTCTGGGTGGTGGTACTGCCAGTAATCTAAAGCTCACTGCGCATACTGGTTGGGCGATTGCAATCACAATTGCTTTTACCGCGATTGGTTTTGTCTTCTCTAGATTCGTAGCGGGTATGGCAAAATTGCAGGCATGGCAAAACCTACGGGGTGGCGCTGCATATATGGTGGGCAACTGGTTGGTGCTTACCGCCGTTGTTATTGGAATTCTGTTTCGCTTCTTTAATGATGTCGACGTTATTGTTGCTATTGCCTGGGCGATCCCCATCTACATGCTCTTGGTGGCGGCCGAGATCTGCCTGAATTTCGTAATGAACTTATATCGGCCGCGTATGCCCGGTGAAACACCTCGCGCGGCATTCGATTCTAAAGTACATAGCCTGCTCGCTGCCCCCGATTCTCTCGTTCGTTCAATGAACGAAGCAGTCAATTATCAGTTTGGTTTCGATGTATCGAGTACTTGGGGCTACCAGCTTTTAATTCGTAGTTTCATTTGGTTGATTGCACTGGCGATTGGCGCCTTGATTGTGCTAAACACGGTTGTTGTTGTGGGTCCACAAGATCAAGCTATTCGACTGAGGTCAGGTGCCATTGTGGGTGAGGGCACTGATCGTGTTGCTGACTCTGGCCTTCTTTGGAAGTTGCCCTGGCCCCTTGAATCAACTGAGTCGCGGAACGTTGATAAAGTCCAAATCCTTTCGATAACACCTCGGCTCAAGATGGATAAGAATGGCCAGCAGTATCTCAATTATGTCAATCTATGGTCCGACAAGATCGGTGATTACTATGAAGAGCCGCTTGAACCATTCCTTGTGCGTAGCTCTAACCTTCAGGATGCCGCGAGTGGTAATAGTGACAGTAATTCTGAAGATGAGCGGAGCAGCGAGTTAGGCGATAATTGGGCGCTTGTTGATGCTGAACTCGAAATGCGATATCAGATAAAGAAGCTGGAAACAGAATCCGAATCGTCTCTGGTTGACTACTTGATGTTCGCCTCAGATAAATTCGAAGGCAATGCCAAGCTGTCTACACGTGAGCGAATTATGAGACGTGTGGCAATGCGTGAAGCATTCAGGTTCTTTGCTGACCAGACGTTAGATGAGGCGCTTTCTGGAAATCGTGGTGCCATTTCCAGTGAACTACGTCGCCGAATTCAGGAACGTCTAGACGAACTGCATGCAGGGATTAATGTACTTGATGTGACGATGGCACTTGTTCGCCCAAGTGGTACAGTCGGTGAGGCATTTGAGGAACTCGCATTGAGCCGCGAGGCACAGCGGGAACAGATTGCGTTGGCTCGTAGAGACTCGTCTCGATTGCTCACTAACCAGATAGGTGGCTCTGATCTCGCTGATGAGCTCATTGAGAAAATCGAAAAATATAACGACCTCAAAATGGCCTATGAAGACGCGCTTCGGAACAATGAGGAAGAATTGCCTGTGGCGAAGAAGGACATTATTGAAGCCCGTCAAGAGATCGAGGCGATTCTCTTTGAGGGTGGAGGCTTAGCAGCTCAGCGGATTGCAGACGCAGAAACTGAGCGATGGGTTGCCCTCATGGATAGCCGCACGCAAGCGACGCGCGTTCAAGGGCAGCAGAAGGCCTATGCGGCAGCCCCGTCGCTTTATAGAGAACGTGGAATGATGGGGGCGCTTACACAGAATCTTGGTGGTGTCCGAAAATATGTTATTGGGCTTGAAGCAGATCGCTTGAATGTAGATCTGTCACTTACAGAAATGAACCCCTTACTTAACTTTAGTGATGCATTAGGGGAAGATTCAGAAGAGGGATCCAGCGAATGA
- the uvrA gene encoding excinuclease ABC subunit UvrA, which yields MTIHRSIRVHGAREHNLRNVNVEIPRDQLIVITGVSGSGKSSLAFDTIFAEGQRKYMESLSAYARQFLNQMHKPDVETIDGLPPTIAIAQRSSGHNPRSTVATTTEIYDYLRLMFARCGQPYCWHSHAGKKNAVCGKAIDATSATQIVDSLLKFKKDTRAIICAPVIRGRKGYHRNVAEDLQRQGFVRIRVDGEIQDLRDALKEGGDNPLQLKRYAAHDIEVVIDRLSINTESRDRLADSIETALRIGEGNLLALVESGKKWKSHSYNERLACPDHPDCSIEEMEPRLFSFNSPYGACKHCDGLGTVGQFSESLVIPDPDAGVATGAIHPWRRNGRRMNTYYSRQLRRFCSSMEIDRNTPFKTLTKTQRRILLDGTTTQDTTKYGFKFEGVLPNLMRRYRQSKSELVKQRMAAYLHRQTCPTCDGNRLRVEASNVRLEGPDGPRSIGDVCNMTIEEASVFFNKLKLTKERMQIAEPMLREISSRLGFLVSVGLSYLTLNRTTSTLSGGEAQRIRLATQVGAGLVGVCYVLDEPTIGLHHRDNARLIKTLRHLSDIGNTVIVVEHDEGMINAADHIVDIGPGPGRFGGTVVATGTIEDITSASESITGAFLSRKRKIELPQSRRPLKQTKAITIVGAAEHNLKNIDAAFPIGGLICVTGVSGSGKSTLVNEILLKSVERSLGSTRSIPGKHKRIKGQDFCDRVIQVDQSPIGRTPRSNPATYTGIFDAIRAVFAKTSEAGIRGYLPGRFSFNVKGGRCESCQGQGVKKIEMHFLPDVFVTCESCRGTRYNPETLEVRYRSKTISDVLQMTVDQAAEFFEAHPKIANMLNCLTAVGLDYIQLGQASTTLSGGEAQRIKLARELGVPTRSTSLYVLDEPTTGLHFADIQKLLAVLQRLADQGHSVVVIEHNLDIIKSADWIIDLGPEGGAGGGEIIAQGTPEEVAKNRHSHTGKVLKPLLRKKRPLATKP from the coding sequence ATGACAATACATCGCTCAATTAGAGTCCATGGCGCCCGAGAGCATAATCTCCGCAATGTTAATGTCGAGATCCCTCGCGATCAGTTGATCGTGATTACCGGTGTTTCTGGTTCTGGTAAAAGTTCACTTGCCTTCGACACCATTTTCGCTGAGGGCCAGCGCAAGTACATGGAGTCTCTGAGCGCCTACGCACGACAGTTCCTGAATCAGATGCACAAGCCTGATGTCGAGACAATAGACGGCCTACCTCCAACGATTGCCATCGCACAACGCTCTTCCGGACATAACCCCCGTTCCACAGTGGCAACGACCACTGAAATCTATGACTACCTTCGACTCATGTTCGCTCGCTGTGGCCAGCCTTACTGCTGGCATAGTCACGCCGGCAAAAAGAATGCCGTCTGTGGAAAGGCAATCGATGCCACGAGTGCAACACAAATTGTTGATTCACTCCTGAAATTCAAAAAAGACACCCGCGCGATTATCTGCGCTCCAGTCATACGTGGACGCAAGGGATACCACCGCAATGTCGCAGAAGACCTCCAGCGCCAAGGCTTTGTCCGCATTCGAGTAGATGGTGAAATCCAAGACTTACGAGATGCACTCAAAGAAGGCGGCGACAATCCGCTTCAACTCAAACGCTATGCAGCACACGACATTGAAGTGGTCATTGATCGTCTTTCGATTAATACAGAGTCACGCGACCGACTCGCTGATTCGATTGAAACTGCTTTACGAATTGGGGAAGGCAACTTACTGGCCTTGGTTGAGTCAGGAAAAAAATGGAAATCCCATAGCTACAACGAGCGGCTGGCATGCCCTGATCATCCAGACTGCAGTATTGAAGAAATGGAACCACGCCTCTTCTCATTCAACTCACCTTACGGCGCTTGCAAACATTGCGATGGGCTCGGCACGGTTGGCCAGTTCAGTGAGTCCCTGGTGATCCCTGATCCTGATGCAGGTGTCGCTACAGGCGCCATTCATCCATGGCGACGCAATGGGCGAAGGATGAACACCTACTACAGCCGGCAGCTTCGGCGCTTCTGCAGCAGCATGGAGATCGATCGCAACACTCCCTTTAAGACGCTCACCAAAACACAACGCCGCATACTTCTCGATGGAACGACCACTCAAGACACAACTAAATATGGCTTTAAGTTCGAAGGTGTTCTTCCGAACCTCATGCGAAGGTACCGCCAGTCGAAGAGTGAGTTGGTCAAACAACGAATGGCTGCTTACTTGCATCGCCAAACTTGCCCCACGTGTGACGGCAACCGCTTAAGAGTCGAAGCAAGCAATGTTCGACTAGAAGGTCCCGATGGGCCTCGTTCAATTGGTGATGTGTGCAATATGACTATTGAAGAAGCATCCGTGTTCTTCAATAAACTCAAACTCACGAAGGAGCGGATGCAAATTGCTGAACCTATGTTGCGTGAGATTAGCAGCAGACTCGGCTTTCTGGTTTCAGTTGGACTCTCCTATCTCACACTCAATCGAACGACATCCACCCTATCAGGTGGCGAAGCTCAGCGTATACGGCTTGCCACACAAGTTGGCGCTGGCCTTGTAGGTGTCTGCTATGTTCTTGATGAACCAACCATCGGCCTTCACCATCGCGACAACGCGCGGCTGATTAAGACACTTCGCCATCTTTCCGATATTGGCAATACCGTCATAGTTGTTGAACATGACGAGGGCATGATTAATGCCGCAGATCATATTGTCGACATTGGGCCTGGGCCAGGACGATTTGGCGGAACTGTCGTTGCTACTGGAACCATTGAAGATATCACCTCTGCCTCAGAGTCGATTACTGGCGCGTTCCTGAGCCGAAAAAGGAAGATTGAACTACCTCAATCACGTCGACCGTTAAAGCAAACTAAGGCGATTACAATTGTTGGCGCAGCTGAGCACAATCTCAAGAATATTGATGCAGCATTTCCAATTGGCGGACTCATCTGCGTAACTGGCGTCTCAGGATCAGGCAAATCTACATTGGTTAATGAGATATTACTGAAATCTGTTGAACGATCATTGGGCAGCACGCGATCGATACCTGGCAAGCACAAACGTATCAAAGGGCAAGATTTCTGCGACCGCGTGATTCAGGTCGACCAGTCACCTATCGGCCGCACCCCGCGTTCTAATCCCGCAACATACACAGGCATCTTCGACGCCATTCGGGCAGTGTTTGCAAAGACGAGCGAAGCTGGAATTCGTGGCTATCTGCCCGGCCGCTTCAGCTTTAACGTCAAAGGAGGTCGATGCGAATCATGCCAAGGCCAAGGCGTCAAGAAAATTGAGATGCACTTCTTGCCTGATGTTTTTGTTACCTGCGAATCTTGTCGAGGGACTCGATACAATCCTGAAACACTTGAAGTACGCTATCGAAGCAAGACTATTTCTGACGTCCTGCAAATGACTGTTGATCAGGCTGCCGAATTTTTTGAAGCGCATCCTAAAATTGCCAATATGCTCAATTGTCTTACTGCTGTGGGATTGGACTACATCCAATTAGGGCAGGCTTCTACAACACTCTCTGGCGGTGAAGCCCAGCGAATCAAGCTCGCTCGTGAACTTGGTGTGCCGACAAGATCGACTTCTTTATATGTACTAGATGAGCCAACAACTGGCCTTCACTTTGCTGACATTCAGAAGCTACTTGCAGTGCTTCAAAGACTAGCGGACCAAGGACATTCGGTTGTCGTGATTGAGCACAATCTGGACATTATTAAGTCGGCCGATTGGATTATTGACTTAGGCCCAGAAGGTGGCGCGGGCGGTGGAGAGATTATTGCACAGGGCACTCCGGAAGAAGTTGCTAAAAACCGGCATAGCCATACGGGAAAAGTGCTTAAGCCATTACTTCGAAAGAAGAGACCACTCGCCACCAAGCCATAA
- a CDS encoding SPFH domain-containing protein, translated as MSKIIGICVAVLLVLVLVLYAITYQVSYHEVAVQTQFGQSDAKGVQTEPGLKFRIPFFSTVTKIDRRLQLHDAPHDTVQTSDGQQIVVQAFLLWKVDTEDPDGPLNFFRNYDGNMDTAKQMLKSQFRDALSVISQYEYDELLGSNSRLAEAENEVLEKLSFLKEGGILPVAVGVNQISLPTKTARAVLTRMQASRDALSESERNRGKAEGERIRSEARAKADKIRAFALQRAQEIQAVANERAAEYLAQMSQDEELAIFLVWLDALKTALSDNTTVILETDFAPWHLMDGPGGGIPQPSRPMNTPTLPQASGTADSSSSGANALSSGVTND; from the coding sequence ATGAGCAAGATCATAGGAATTTGTGTTGCTGTGCTACTGGTACTTGTCTTGGTGCTCTATGCGATTACCTATCAGGTTTCGTATCACGAAGTCGCAGTGCAGACACAGTTTGGTCAATCCGATGCAAAAGGTGTTCAAACTGAGCCAGGGCTAAAGTTTCGGATTCCCTTTTTTAGCACTGTTACGAAAATAGATCGCCGCCTTCAGCTTCATGACGCACCCCACGACACGGTTCAGACCAGTGATGGTCAGCAAATTGTTGTCCAGGCGTTTTTGCTCTGGAAGGTTGATACTGAAGACCCGGATGGGCCTTTGAATTTCTTCCGGAATTACGACGGAAACATGGACACTGCCAAGCAGATGCTCAAGAGTCAGTTTCGTGATGCGTTGTCTGTTATTAGCCAATATGAATACGATGAACTGCTTGGCTCAAATAGCAGGCTTGCGGAAGCAGAGAATGAGGTACTTGAAAAATTATCTTTCCTTAAAGAGGGTGGTATTCTTCCCGTCGCCGTTGGTGTTAATCAGATATCACTGCCGACCAAAACAGCTCGTGCTGTTCTGACACGTATGCAAGCATCACGCGATGCACTTTCGGAATCTGAACGCAATCGCGGTAAAGCTGAAGGAGAGCGCATTCGTTCTGAGGCCAGAGCGAAGGCAGATAAGATCAGAGCTTTTGCGCTTCAGAGGGCTCAGGAAATTCAGGCTGTGGCAAATGAGAGAGCCGCGGAGTATCTGGCTCAGATGAGTCAGGATGAAGAGTTGGCAATCTTCTTGGTCTGGCTGGATGCCCTTAAGACAGCCCTGTCTGACAATACAACCGTCATTTTAGAGACAGACTTTGCGCCGTGGCATCTGATGGATGGACCCGGTGGTGGAATTCCACAGCCAAGTCGTCCCATGAACACACCGACGCTTCCACAAGCGAGTGGTACAGCAGATTCATCGTCTTCGGGTGCGAATGCGTTATCCAGTGGGGTGACGAATGACTAA
- a CDS encoding ABC transporter ATP-binding protein: MKSSVGPTTDKLVEAIGLTKVFRDFWMRTKARAVDNVDLEINRGEIFGLLGPNGSGKSTIIKMVLGLLYRTSGRLLVFGRAPTDVGIKRHIGFLPEESYLYRFLNPRETLDYYGRLFGQDRRTRVRRTEELLEMVGLSQVSYRAVGEFSKGMMRRIGLAQALINDPDFLILDEPTSGLDPIGTRQVKDLIVELGRRGKTILLSSHLLSDVEDVCDRMVVLYGGKIRAEGTADELLCDTERTVIQSPRLSVDTISRIDAVINEREGKAIEKVHAPRQRLESLFMEIVEKARIEQVETSGAQSGGATAEFLRADSEAEGDDLIDTLSQAEVPVELSTEIDEQPEMPKEPDVLEDLMDEQPPQQVTEVVEKEPTAKADDNINRGLIDELMGSNDAEDRDS; this comes from the coding sequence ATGAAGTCATCAGTCGGTCCAACAACAGACAAGCTGGTTGAGGCCATTGGATTGACAAAGGTCTTTCGGGACTTTTGGATGCGCACGAAGGCTCGCGCTGTCGACAACGTTGATCTTGAAATCAATCGTGGAGAGATCTTTGGGCTGCTAGGGCCCAATGGTTCTGGTAAGAGCACCATCATAAAGATGGTGCTTGGTCTTCTCTATCGCACTTCAGGTCGCCTGTTGGTATTTGGTCGGGCGCCCACCGATGTGGGTATCAAGCGTCATATCGGATTTCTCCCAGAAGAGTCATATCTTTATCGGTTCTTGAACCCACGAGAGACGCTTGACTATTACGGACGGCTTTTTGGTCAAGATCGACGTACGCGTGTTCGGCGTACTGAAGAACTGCTTGAGATGGTTGGACTCTCACAGGTTTCTTACAGAGCTGTCGGTGAATTTTCTAAGGGCATGATGCGCCGCATTGGTTTGGCGCAGGCGCTCATCAACGACCCAGATTTTCTGATTTTGGATGAGCCTACCTCAGGGTTGGATCCTATTGGTACACGCCAGGTTAAAGATCTTATTGTCGAGTTGGGGCGAAGAGGAAAGACGATTCTCCTAAGCTCGCACCTACTCTCTGATGTTGAAGATGTTTGTGACAGGATGGTTGTCCTGTATGGCGGCAAGATTCGTGCTGAAGGAACTGCCGACGAACTTCTCTGTGACACCGAGCGAACCGTTATTCAGTCGCCTCGATTGAGCGTTGATACGATTTCTCGTATTGACGCCGTCATTAATGAACGTGAGGGCAAGGCCATTGAGAAGGTTCATGCACCGCGACAGAGACTTGAGTCGCTCTTCATGGAAATTGTTGAGAAAGCCCGCATTGAGCAGGTGGAGACTTCCGGGGCTCAATCGGGTGGTGCGACAGCGGAATTTCTGCGTGCAGATAGTGAGGCTGAAGGCGACGATTTGATTGATACCTTAAGCCAGGCAGAGGTTCCGGTTGAACTCTCGACTGAGATTGATGAACAGCCTGAGATGCCAAAGGAGCCAGATGTGCTTGAGGACTTGATGGATGAGCAGCCGCCCCAACAAGTCACTGAAGTTGTAGAGAAAGAGCCAACCGCCAAGGCCGACGACAATATCAATCGTGGTTTAATTGATGAGTTGATGGGCTCGAATGACGCAGAAGATCGGGATAGTTAA